In Halobacteriovorax sp. HLS, one DNA window encodes the following:
- a CDS encoding LysM peptidoglycan-binding domain-containing protein: MLRNTLLLSTLLILASCSMGSSDNSDKQRSVASSSASQDVSLVINSDDEIVVLDTDLQNEIASVQGNEVIVEEDNIFHNADDFKEINRSIASATNSIYQIEYETYEVVKGDTLMLISFKVYGDVSKWRTISILNEDQLVNDNIEVGMKLRYEKPDDEFVWKPMGTPYMVKEDDSLSIISATVYNSTKHWQYIWDNNRPLVKNPNLIFAGFTLYYLPIEEKKHYQKVLEARYKRMEEALKVTKIKEKSKSKLNLVKLDTSKKTL, encoded by the coding sequence ATGTTAAGAAATACTTTATTATTATCAACTCTGCTTATTCTTGCTTCTTGCTCGATGGGTTCTTCTGATAATAGTGATAAGCAGCGCTCTGTTGCATCAAGCTCTGCTTCTCAAGACGTAAGTCTAGTCATAAATAGTGATGATGAGATCGTTGTTCTGGATACAGACTTACAAAATGAAATCGCTTCTGTTCAAGGAAATGAAGTCATCGTAGAAGAAGATAATATTTTTCACAATGCTGATGACTTTAAAGAAATCAACAGATCAATAGCTTCAGCAACTAACTCAATCTATCAGATAGAATATGAAACTTATGAAGTGGTTAAAGGTGATACCTTAATGCTTATTTCATTTAAAGTTTACGGAGATGTATCTAAATGGAGAACTATTTCCATATTAAATGAAGATCAACTAGTAAATGATAATATCGAAGTTGGAATGAAGCTACGCTACGAGAAGCCAGATGACGAATTTGTATGGAAGCCTATGGGGACTCCATATATGGTTAAAGAAGATGATTCACTCTCTATTATTTCAGCAACTGTTTATAACTCGACTAAGCATTGGCAATATATATGGGATAATAATAGACCCCTAGTTAAGAATCCAAACCTAATTTTTGCTGGCTTTACTCTTTATTATTTACCAATCGAAGAAAAGAAACATTATCAGAAAGTTCTTGAGGCGCGCTATAAGAGAATGGAAGAAGCATTAAAAGTAACAAAAATTAAAGAAAAATCTAAATCAAAATTGAATCTAGTAAAATTAGATACGAGTAAAAAAACTTTATAG
- a CDS encoding thymidylate synthase, producing MKQYLDLMKHVLENGVEKSDRTGTGTLSCFGYQSRYDLSDGFPLVTTKKCHLRSIIHELLWFLKGETNIGYLKENKVTIWDEWADADGNLGPVYGSQWRKWQRPDGSHVDQIANLVDQIKNNPDSRRLIVSAWNPGEVDKMALPPCHAFFQFFVANGKLSCQLYQRSADIFLGVPFNIASYALLTMMMAQVTGLEPGEFIHTLGDAHLYSNHIDQTKLQLSREPRSLPTMKINPLVKDIFEFKFEDFELVGYEPHPHIKAPVAV from the coding sequence ATGAAGCAATATTTAGACTTAATGAAACATGTTTTAGAAAATGGAGTAGAGAAATCTGATAGAACGGGAACGGGAACACTTTCTTGTTTTGGTTATCAATCTCGTTATGATCTCTCAGATGGATTTCCCTTAGTCACAACAAAGAAGTGTCACTTGAGATCTATAATTCATGAGCTACTATGGTTTTTGAAGGGTGAGACTAATATAGGATATTTAAAAGAAAATAAAGTTACAATTTGGGACGAATGGGCCGATGCTGATGGGAACCTTGGTCCTGTTTATGGGTCACAATGGAGAAAATGGCAAAGACCTGACGGTAGTCACGTAGATCAAATTGCTAATCTAGTGGATCAAATTAAAAATAACCCTGATTCGAGAAGACTTATCGTTTCGGCATGGAATCCTGGTGAAGTTGATAAGATGGCCCTACCTCCTTGTCACGCTTTCTTTCAGTTCTTCGTAGCTAATGGAAAACTTTCATGTCAGCTCTATCAACGTTCGGCAGATATATTCTTAGGTGTACCTTTTAATATTGCTAGCTATGCTCTATTGACTATGATGATGGCGCAAGTTACTGGTCTTGAGCCTGGAGAGTTTATTCATACATTAGGCGATGCTCACCTATACTCAAATCATATTGACCAAACTAAATTACAACTCTCAAGAGAGCCAAGAAGTTTACCAACGATGAAAATTAACCCACTAGTTAAAGACATTTTTGAATTTAAGTTTGAAGATTTTGAACTGGTTGGGTATGAGCCACATCCACATATTAAAGCACCTGTGGCCGTATAG
- a CDS encoding dihydrofolate reductase: protein MKYIIVAGIGNEGELGLENKLLWRLPEDLKNFKSLTINKTMVMGRKTFESIGKALPNRETIILTRDKSFKASGCKVFHHQDDIDSYAKENHIEELMIVGGGEIYNLYLPRVCTMYISHVDYSGASDTRFPLFDSADWSVEQLAEYGATPKTLAWKLCKYSRKL from the coding sequence GTGAAGTATATCATTGTTGCTGGAATTGGTAATGAAGGTGAATTAGGACTTGAGAATAAGTTATTATGGAGACTCCCTGAGGATCTTAAAAACTTCAAGTCCCTTACAATCAATAAGACGATGGTCATGGGAAGAAAAACCTTTGAGTCTATTGGTAAAGCGTTACCAAATAGGGAAACAATAATTCTTACTAGGGATAAGAGCTTTAAGGCCAGTGGCTGTAAAGTCTTTCATCATCAAGATGATATCGACTCTTATGCAAAAGAAAACCATATTGAGGAGTTGATGATTGTTGGTGGCGGGGAAATATATAATTTATATCTTCCAAGGGTATGCACAATGTATATTAGTCATGTTGATTATAGTGGAGCGAGTGATACTCGCTTTCCGCTCTTTGACTCAGCAGACTGGTCAGTAGAACAATTAGCTGAATATGGTGCTACCCCTAAAACTCTTGCATGGAAACTGTGTAAGTATTCTAGAAAACTTTAA
- a CDS encoding nucleoside triphosphate pyrophosphatase, whose amino-acid sequence MKIILASTSKYRSEQLSRITKSFQMSSPSIDEDKYKSDDISPSILATKLATLKALDVQKAHPSDLIIGGDQVLSFEGKIFSKPITKENAISQLRELSGKTHELITATTYIVKEEVIETQVIAKMKMRNLTDEQIENYINRDMPLNCCGSYMLENSGIGLFEEIDCKDYTSIIGLPLMSTANILLKYGFKVF is encoded by the coding sequence ATGAAAATAATACTCGCATCCACTTCTAAATATAGAAGCGAACAACTCTCTAGAATTACGAAATCATTTCAAATGTCTTCACCTAGTATTGATGAAGATAAGTATAAATCTGATGATATTTCGCCATCAATATTGGCCACAAAACTTGCAACACTTAAAGCACTGGATGTTCAGAAGGCCCACCCTAGCGACCTCATTATCGGAGGTGACCAAGTGCTGTCTTTCGAGGGTAAGATTTTTTCAAAGCCTATAACTAAAGAAAATGCCATATCTCAGCTTAGAGAACTCAGCGGAAAAACGCATGAACTCATTACAGCTACTACCTATATCGTAAAAGAAGAAGTAATAGAGACACAAGTCATTGCCAAGATGAAAATGAGAAATCTAACTGACGAGCAAATTGAAAATTACATCAATCGAGATATGCCATTAAATTGTTGTGGGTCCTATATGCTTGAAAATTCTGGAATTGGCCTCTTTGAAGAGATTGACTGTAAAGACTACACTTCAATAATTGGCCTGCCACTGATGAGCACGGCCAATATCCTTTTAAAGTATGGTTTTAAAGTTTTCTAG